The following proteins come from a genomic window of Salvia hispanica cultivar TCC Black 2014 chromosome 4, UniMelb_Shisp_WGS_1.0, whole genome shotgun sequence:
- the LOC125220235 gene encoding uncharacterized protein LOC125220235: MSEKHNTTAAIIFRERLSYDAVQRAIMDHIGGDKHLLTKRVWENVVKAIGAETIPKYVELNVDLSIEMKYSCVHIIGINDMAILGLKICFEPETRCCICTKEIGFGGDTVGLRMPCEHALHGGCIVRWLKENRNCSLCVFKDPTLDCFAFFDLLEPFGMLCAEIISCFV, from the coding sequence ATGTCAGAAAAACACAACACCACTGCCGCCATCATCTTCCGAGAACGCTTGTCATACGATGCAGTCCAAAGAGCCATCATGGATCATATAGGAGGGGACAAGCACCTCTTGACCAAGCGCGTGTGGGAGAATGTGGTCAAAGCTATTGGAGCCGAGACAATACCTAAGTATGTCGAGTTAAATGTTGATTTGAGTATAGAGATGAAATACTCTTGCGTGCATATCATAGGCATTAACGACATGGCTATCTTGGGGCTGAAGATTTGCTTCGAGCCCGAGACCCGCTGCTGCATTTGCACCAAGGAGATCGGATTTGGTGGTGATACCGTGGGCTTAAGAATGCCGTGTGAGCACGCGCTTCACGGTGGGTGCATCGTGCGTTGGCTGAAGGAGAATCGCAATTGTTCGCTTTGCGTCTTCAAGGACCCAACCTTGGATTGCTTTGCCTTTTTCGATTTATTAGAACCATTTGGTATGTTATGTGCGGAGATTATTTCatgttttgtttaa